A stretch of Gemmobacter fulvus DNA encodes these proteins:
- a CDS encoding sarcosine oxidase subunit gamma — protein sequence MAEHRLKPLTPLGHDLPESVTIGPVTIAEVIDTALASLATRSGRSADVAQAAQAAGIPLPEPGRCADAAPYGAFWLGPEAWMIEAPFASHEDIRSHLRGLFGDAASITEQTDAWARFDVTGSDLPALFERLCNADLRAASPGFATRTVMDHLGCYLLMRAPDRISVIGPRSSAAVLFHALETAARSAF from the coding sequence GTGGCTGAGCATCGTCTGAAACCCCTGACCCCGCTGGGGCATGATCTGCCGGAATCGGTGACCATCGGCCCGGTGACGATTGCCGAGGTGATCGACACCGCGCTGGCCTCGCTAGCCACACGCAGCGGGCGCAGTGCCGATGTGGCACAGGCCGCGCAGGCGGCGGGCATCCCGCTGCCGGAACCGGGGCGCTGTGCTGACGCCGCGCCCTATGGTGCCTTCTGGCTGGGGCCGGAGGCCTGGATGATCGAGGCTCCCTTTGCCAGCCACGAAGACATCCGCAGCCATCTGCGCGGCCTCTTCGGCGATGCCGCCTCGATCACCGAACAGACCGATGCCTGGGCGCGGTTCGATGTGACGGGCAGCGATCTGCCCGCGCTGTTTGAGCGGCTGTGCAATGCCGATCTGCGCGCCGCCAGCCCCGGCTTTGCCACACGCACGGTGATGGACCATCTGGGCTGTTACCTGCTGATGCGCGCGCCGGACCGGATCAGCGTGATCGGGCCGCGATCTTCGGCGGCGGTGCTGTTTCACGCGCTGGAAACTGCCGCAAGATCAGCCTTCTGA
- a CDS encoding GlxA family transcriptional regulator — protein MAQMMAPARMGFLLMDGFPMACLTSAIEPLRAANEITGRREFSWTLISETGLPVRSSAEVRFDPDMALDKIEAGSVGLDDVMVLASPTSRFENPRKANGQLRWLDRSGVVLGAFSGGIFPLARSGLMSGHRCSVHWCYEAAFKAEFPDIAASPSVIIRDRRRYTVSGAGAVFDLMLRLIEERLGRETMTEVACWFQHPFVREEDASQKIPVAKQGGTDDMLPQPIRAAIRIFADHIEDPVQIADVAAAVDLSERHLERCFKQATGQSPLKYYRLMRLKKARQRVLYSTDTITEIAQSVGYASSTPMARHYAEAFGVNPNDERRRLNGVRGISGAMPPRD, from the coding sequence ATGGCACAAATGATGGCGCCGGCCCGGATGGGCTTTCTGTTGATGGACGGCTTTCCCATGGCCTGCCTCACATCCGCAATCGAACCGCTGCGCGCGGCCAATGAAATCACCGGGCGGCGCGAGTTTTCCTGGACGCTGATCAGCGAAACCGGCTTGCCGGTGCGCTCGTCCGCCGAGGTGCGGTTTGACCCGGACATGGCGCTGGACAAGATCGAGGCCGGAAGCGTGGGTCTGGATGATGTGATGGTGTTGGCCAGCCCGACTTCGCGCTTTGAAAACCCGCGCAAGGCCAATGGGCAGTTGCGCTGGCTGGATCGGTCGGGCGTGGTGCTGGGGGCGTTTTCGGGCGGCATCTTCCCGCTGGCCCGCTCGGGTCTGATGTCAGGGCACCGCTGTTCGGTGCATTGGTGTTACGAGGCGGCGTTCAAGGCCGAGTTTCCTGATATTGCCGCCAGCCCCAGCGTGATCATCCGCGACCGGCGGCGCTATACCGTGTCAGGGGCGGGGGCGGTGTTTGACCTGATGCTGCGGCTGATCGAGGAACGGCTGGGCCGCGAGACGATGACCGAGGTTGCCTGCTGGTTCCAGCATCCGTTCGTGCGTGAAGAGGATGCGAGCCAGAAGATCCCGGTTGCCAAACAGGGCGGCACCGATGACATGCTGCCGCAGCCGATCCGGGCTGCCATCCGCATCTTTGCCGATCATATCGAGGATCCGGTGCAGATTGCCGATGTGGCGGCGGCGGTCGATCTGTCGGAGCGGCATCTGGAACGCTGTTTCAAACAGGCCACCGGGCAAAGTCCGCTGAAATACTACCGGCTGATGCGTCTGAAAAAAGCGCGGCAGCGGGTGCTCTATTCCACCGATACGATCACCGAAATTGCGCAAAGCGTGGGTTATGCCAGCTCTACCCCGATGGCGCGGCACTATGCCGAGGCGTTCGGGGTCAACCCGAATGACGAACGCCGCCGTCTGAACGGCGTGCGGGGGATCAGTGGCGCCATGCCGCCGCGCGACTGA
- a CDS encoding helix-turn-helix domain-containing protein, which produces MTDASEEFPSVSRLKPALEQDPHRVREISERNLEAAIGREVRAFRRAQGMTVADLAGVTGLSIGMLSKIENGITSPSLTTLQILSHAFSTPITSFFRRFEERREVQHVKGGDHLEIERRGTRAGHQYNLLGHIGSNSSGVVVEPYLITLTEESDTFPTFQHDGIELLYMMEGEVMYRHGDQLFHMQPGDSLFFDADAPHGPEVLLKLPARYLSVISYPQA; this is translated from the coding sequence ATGACCGACGCCTCTGAAGAGTTTCCGTCCGTTTCCCGCCTCAAGCCTGCGCTGGAGCAGGATCCGCACCGGGTGCGCGAGATCAGCGAACGCAACCTTGAAGCGGCGATTGGCCGCGAGGTGCGCGCCTTTCGCCGGGCGCAAGGAATGACGGTGGCCGATCTGGCGGGGGTGACCGGGCTGTCGATCGGGATGCTGTCCAAGATTGAAAACGGCATCACCTCGCCCTCGCTCACCACACTGCAAATCCTCAGCCACGCCTTTTCCACCCCAATCACCAGCTTTTTCCGCCGGTTCGAGGAACGGCGCGAGGTGCAGCATGTGAAGGGGGGTGACCATCTCGAGATCGAGCGGCGTGGCACGCGGGCGGGGCATCAATACAATCTCCTCGGCCATATCGGCTCCAACTCCTCGGGGGTGGTGGTTGAACCCTATCTCATTACGTTAACTGAAGAATCCGACACCTTCCCCACCTTTCAGCATGACGGGATCGAACTGCTTTACATGATGGAAGGCGAGGTCATGTATCGCCATGGCGACCAGTTGTTCCACATGCAGCCCGGTGACAGCCTGTTCTTCGATGCAGATGCGCCGCACGGGCCGGAGGTCTTGCTGAAACTCCCGGCCCGGTATCTTTCGGTGATTTCCTACCCGCAGGCCTAG
- a CDS encoding heme-dependent oxidative N-demethylase family protein, with protein sequence MSLDYFHDETFRNDYTFRNSPRAIKRFPFPFPEDDYMYSVNMEPHVPGRPGSVFEHTFDVDEHYVSEMRDRAQVLAQDPLRCQSLPHMTLAGWDLLELIMESFARDYPQWFSLTKDGNHWHWINRPLNIDQKFTFLDDTTLPCGPMEYITRQAQGDFTLQDQRDDTLWIEAGMVTTQADWSLDFDIGMSFHEWHAPVPVAHELGVFDRALKFLLALQHGAPVRRFNWTMTVDPLLDTSPENYPKWGPGKTTLTPENIGARQHLRVELQTLFRLPRSNAIVFPIRCYLISFQDLVTQPKWARRLHRVVRGLPEELATYKGFIRNRPLMLEYLSQFDDGQPTSPGWWADE encoded by the coding sequence ATGAGCCTCGATTACTTCCACGACGAGACGTTCCGCAACGATTACACCTTCCGCAACTCGCCCCGCGCCATCAAGCGCTTTCCGTTCCCGTTTCCCGAAGATGACTACATGTATTCGGTGAACATGGAGCCGCATGTGCCGGGGCGGCCCGGATCGGTGTTTGAACACACTTTCGATGTGGACGAACATTATGTGTCGGAGATGCGCGACCGGGCGCAGGTTCTGGCGCAGGATCCGCTGCGCTGCCAGAGCCTGCCGCATATGACGCTGGCGGGCTGGGATCTGCTGGAACTGATCATGGAAAGCTTTGCGCGGGATTACCCGCAATGGTTTTCGCTGACCAAGGATGGCAATCACTGGCACTGGATCAACCGGCCCCTGAACATCGACCAGAAGTTCACCTTTCTGGATGACACCACGCTGCCCTGCGGCCCGATGGAATACATCACCCGGCAGGCGCAGGGTGATTTCACCTTGCAGGATCAGCGCGACGATACGCTGTGGATCGAGGCCGGCATGGTCACGACCCAGGCGGATTGGAGCCTTGATTTCGACATAGGCATGAGCTTTCACGAATGGCATGCGCCGGTGCCGGTGGCGCATGAGCTGGGCGTGTTCGACCGGGCGCTGAAATTCCTGCTGGCCTTGCAGCACGGCGCGCCGGTGCGGCGATTCAACTGGACGATGACGGTGGATCCGCTGCTGGATACCAGCCCGGAGAATTACCCCAAATGGGGGCCGGGCAAGACCACGCTGACGCCGGAAAACATCGGCGCGCGCCAGCATCTGCGGGTCGAGTTGCAGACACTGTTCCGGCTGCCGCGCTCCAATGCCATCGTGTTTCCGATCCGCTGTTATCTGATCAGCTTTCAGGATCTGGTGACGCAGCCGAAATGGGCGCGCCGTCTGCATCGGGTGGTGCGTGGGCTGCCGGAGGAGCTTGCGACCTACAAGGGGTTCATCCGCAACCGGCCGCTGATGCTGGAGTATCTGTCGCAATTCGATGATGGCCAGCCCACCTCGCCGGGCTGGTGGGCCGACGAATAG
- a CDS encoding PDR/VanB family oxidoreductase, which yields MSVGAAKIPTVVTEVVEVNALIKRFRFVREDGAEMPSFSGGAHTVVEMDDHGTRRLNPYSLMSDPSDRSGYEISVRRDEAGRGGSLYMHRHVRPGQKMLISPPVNLFALDLRAKKHLMIAGGIGITPFIAQMAQLDAMDARFELHYAARDRSLGAYMDELTARHGDRVHRYFDVEGQAIDLVALLSGQPLGTHLYVCGPKGMIGWVLKTAEAMGWPKGAVHSEEFLAPPVGKAFTVELAASGKTVTVAPNQSLLEALEAAEVDAPYLCRGGACGQCETRVLRCDGHIQHNDHWLTPEQKSAGGHIMPCVSRFEGAALVIDR from the coding sequence ATGAGTGTGGGGGCAGCAAAAATTCCGACCGTCGTGACCGAGGTGGTCGAGGTCAATGCGCTGATCAAGCGCTTCCGCTTTGTGCGCGAGGACGGGGCAGAGATGCCGTCGTTTTCGGGCGGGGCGCATACCGTGGTGGAAATGGATGATCACGGCACGCGGCGGCTCAATCCCTATTCGCTGATGTCGGATCCGTCGGACCGTTCCGGCTATGAGATTTCGGTGCGGCGCGATGAGGCCGGGCGGGGCGGCTCGTTGTATATGCACCGCCATGTGCGGCCGGGGCAGAAGATGCTGATCTCGCCGCCGGTGAACCTGTTCGCGCTGGATCTGCGGGCGAAAAAGCATCTGATGATTGCCGGCGGCATCGGCATCACGCCGTTCATTGCGCAGATGGCGCAGCTGGATGCGATGGATGCCCGGTTCGAGCTGCATTATGCAGCGCGCGACCGCAGTCTCGGCGCCTATATGGACGAGCTGACGGCGCGCCATGGCGACCGCGTGCATCGTTATTTCGATGTCGAAGGGCAGGCGATTGATCTGGTGGCGCTGCTGTCCGGCCAGCCGCTGGGCACGCATCTTTATGTCTGCGGCCCGAAAGGCATGATCGGCTGGGTGTTGAAAACCGCAGAGGCGATGGGCTGGCCCAAGGGTGCCGTGCATTCCGAGGAGTTTCTGGCCCCGCCGGTCGGCAAGGCCTTTACCGTGGAGCTGGCGGCGAGCGGCAAGACCGTCACCGTCGCGCCGAACCAGTCGCTGCTGGAGGCGCTGGAGGCGGCCGAGGTGGATGCGCCCTATCTGTGCCGGGGCGGGGCCTGCGGCCAATGTGAAACCCGGGTTCTGCGCTGCGATGGCCATATCCAGCACAATGACCATTGGCTGACGCCCGAGCAAAAGTCGGCGGGCGGCCATATCATGCCCTGCGTGTCGCGCTTTGAAGGCGCTGCACTTGTCATCGACCGTTAG
- a CDS encoding dimethylamine monooxygenase subunit DmmA family protein: MTKTQFEPSIRSRPVYGVLSPRPGPAHLIVADGEGAEAVLALVAQAPDMLAKAHIIYMPGPNGTDGSAALEVLGAAMYHRAPSYAAARSRIVKALGDAHMGVQIYLTGTEGLMGQVQRDAMEAGLPHDAVQTEHRGSTVRRVQCVHCKGITENVRTDPFVCSHCGLNLFVRDHYSRRLAAFQGVCIDAEDPGEVPPAVERFK, translated from the coding sequence ATGACGAAGACGCAGTTTGAACCTTCGATCCGTTCGCGCCCGGTCTATGGCGTGCTGAGCCCGCGCCCCGGCCCGGCGCATCTGATCGTGGCCGATGGCGAAGGGGCCGAGGCGGTGCTGGCGCTGGTGGCGCAGGCGCCCGACATGCTGGCGAAGGCCCATATCATCTATATGCCGGGGCCGAATGGCACAGATGGGAGTGCCGCGCTGGAGGTCTTGGGGGCGGCGATGTATCACCGCGCGCCGAGCTATGCGGCGGCGCGGTCGCGGATCGTGAAGGCGCTGGGTGATGCGCATATGGGGGTGCAGATCTATCTGACCGGCACCGAGGGCCTGATGGGCCAGGTGCAGCGCGATGCGATGGAGGCAGGGCTGCCGCATGATGCGGTGCAGACCGAACATCGCGGATCGACGGTGCGCCGCGTGCAATGCGTGCATTGCAAGGGCATCACCGAAAACGTGCGCACCGATCCCTTCGTGTGCAGCCATTGCGGGCTGAACCTGTTCGTGCGCGACCATTATTCGCGCCGTCTCGCCGCCTTTCAGGGCGTCTGTATCGATGCGGAAGACCCTGGTGAGGTTCCGCCAGCCGTGGAGCGGTTCAAATGA
- a CDS encoding aminomethyltransferase family protein: MTNSWRFSTLADRHRALGSNLEDWSGMGTAWSYDGDPMAEYMAIRTKAGLMDVSGLKKVQLMGPAASQVIERATTRNMEKLMPGRSVYAAMLNDAGKFVDDCVIYRTGPNAFMLVHGSGAGHEQLSTYAQGRDVSMRFDDNLHDLSLQGPLAVDYLAKHVPGIRDLAYFSHMQTSLFGKPAMISRTGYTGERGYELFVRGQDAPMVWDRILDEGKEMGIIPCRFTTLDLLRTESYLLFFPYDNSEMYPFENEGPGDTLWELGLDFTVSPGKTGFRGAEEHYRLKGKERFKIWGLKLEGTNVPGNGAPVFKDGKKVGVVTQAMHSPLNNHTIAIARLPVDCANDSTRLVVNCETHGEIAATSSPMPFYDIEKKRRTAKG, translated from the coding sequence ATGACCAATTCCTGGCGTTTCTCGACGCTGGCCGACCGGCACCGCGCGCTTGGCTCCAACCTTGAAGACTGGAGCGGCATGGGCACCGCCTGGTCCTATGACGGCGATCCGATGGCCGAATACATGGCGATCCGCACCAAGGCCGGGCTGATGGATGTCTCGGGGCTGAAGAAGGTGCAACTGATGGGCCCGGCGGCAAGCCAGGTGATCGAACGCGCCACCACCCGCAACATGGAAAAGCTGATGCCGGGCCGCTCGGTCTATGCGGCCATGCTGAATGATGCGGGCAAGTTCGTCGACGATTGCGTGATCTACCGCACCGGCCCGAATGCCTTCATGCTGGTGCATGGATCGGGGGCCGGGCATGAACAGCTCAGCACCTATGCGCAGGGCCGCGATGTCTCGATGCGCTTTGACGACAATCTGCACGACCTGTCGCTGCAGGGGCCGCTGGCGGTGGACTATCTGGCCAAACACGTGCCGGGCATCCGCGATCTGGCCTATTTCAGTCATATGCAGACCAGCCTGTTCGGTAAGCCCGCAATGATCTCGCGCACCGGCTATACCGGCGAGCGCGGCTATGAGCTGTTCGTGCGCGGTCAGGACGCGCCGATGGTCTGGGATCGGATTCTGGACGAAGGCAAGGAGATGGGCATCATCCCCTGCCGCTTCACCACGCTGGATCTGTTGCGCACCGAAAGCTATCTGCTGTTCTTCCCCTATGACAATTCCGAGATGTATCCGTTCGAGAACGAGGGCCCCGGCGATACGCTGTGGGAGCTTGGCCTCGATTTCACCGTCTCGCCCGGCAAGACCGGCTTCCGCGGCGCGGAAGAGCATTACCGCCTGAAGGGCAAGGAACGCTTCAAGATCTGGGGGCTGAAGCTGGAGGGAACCAACGTGCCGGGCAATGGCGCGCCGGTGTTCAAGGATGGCAAGAAGGTCGGCGTGGTGACGCAGGCGATGCATTCGCCGCTGAACAACCACACCATCGCCATCGCCCGCCTGCCGGTGGATTGCGCCAATGACAGCACCAGACTGGTGGTGAATTGCGAAACTCATGGCGAAATCGCCGCGACCAGCAGCCCGATGCCATTCTATGACATCGAGAAGAAGCGCCGCACGGCCAAAGGCTGA
- a CDS encoding APC family permease, whose amino-acid sequence MASEKASGELVRALDWKGAFWVAAGVPPLVLFSIGGIAGVAGKAAFVVWIISMIMGFLQSFTYAEMAGMFGNKSGGASVYGATAWLRYSKLIAPLSVWCNWFAWSPVLSLGCAIAAGYILNALFPIPAADSQLVLDWLAANAGKTAEEAVAALTPAVRSWEALGLTIPGLGTLHFNSTFVIGAILMFIIFAIQHRGIASTAKSQKVMALIVLIPLLLVGLVPILTGAIDTMNVTSIVPPTASYSGVDGAWDVGGWTLFLGAMYIAAWSTYGFETAVCYTAEFKNPQTDTFRAIFYSGLLCCVFFFIIPFAFQGVLGTQGMLAPGIVDGTGVGEALGSLVGGGPVVTQIFVILMILALFLAIMTAMAGSSRTLYQGSRDGWLPRFLGHVNEHGAPTNAMWTDLGFNLFLLALASDAGGYFYVLAISNVGYITFNFLNLNAGWIHRIDSGHIARPWKAPTVLIGINTVLAFVNALFLGAGAKVWGYSNALWSGAIFAALILPVFWFRHYVQDGGKFPKEAFDDLGLTEGDLGERKAGVLPYLALAAGAGVVLWANWFFQLPT is encoded by the coding sequence ATGGCTTCTGAAAAAGCTTCGGGCGAACTCGTCCGGGCACTGGATTGGAAGGGCGCCTTCTGGGTCGCGGCAGGTGTGCCGCCACTGGTGCTTTTCTCGATCGGCGGGATCGCCGGGGTGGCGGGCAAGGCCGCCTTCGTCGTCTGGATCATTTCGATGATCATGGGCTTTCTGCAAAGCTTCACCTATGCCGAAATGGCCGGCATGTTCGGCAACAAGTCAGGCGGGGCCTCGGTCTATGGCGCTACCGCCTGGCTGCGGTATTCCAAGCTGATTGCGCCTTTGTCGGTCTGGTGCAACTGGTTTGCCTGGTCGCCGGTGCTGTCTTTGGGCTGTGCCATCGCGGCAGGCTATATCCTGAACGCGCTGTTCCCGATTCCCGCCGCAGACAGCCAGCTGGTGCTGGACTGGCTGGCGGCCAATGCGGGCAAGACGGCAGAAGAGGCGGTCGCCGCGCTGACACCGGCGGTGCGCAGCTGGGAAGCACTGGGCCTGACCATTCCGGGCCTTGGCACGCTGCATTTCAACTCCACCTTCGTGATTGGCGCGATTCTGATGTTCATCATCTTCGCCATCCAGCACCGCGGCATCGCCTCGACGGCGAAATCGCAGAAGGTGATGGCGCTGATCGTGCTGATCCCGCTGCTGCTGGTCGGTCTGGTGCCGATCCTGACCGGGGCCATCGACACGATGAACGTCACCAGCATCGTGCCGCCCACCGCCAGCTATTCCGGCGTGGACGGGGCATGGGATGTGGGCGGCTGGACGCTGTTCCTTGGCGCGATGTATATCGCGGCCTGGTCGACCTACGGCTTTGAAACCGCTGTCTGCTATACGGCGGAATTCAAGAATCCGCAGACCGATACCTTCCGCGCGATCTTCTATTCCGGCCTGCTGTGCTGCGTGTTCTTCTTCATCATTCCCTTCGCCTTCCAGGGCGTTCTGGGCACGCAGGGCATGTTGGCACCGGGCATCGTGGATGGCACGGGCGTGGGCGAGGCTCTGGGCAGCCTTGTCGGCGGCGGGCCGGTGGTGACGCAGATCTTCGTGATCCTGATGATCCTCGCGCTGTTCCTTGCGATCATGACCGCCATGGCCGGATCGTCGCGCACGCTGTATCAGGGCTCGCGCGATGGCTGGCTGCCGCGCTTCCTTGGCCATGTGAACGAACATGGCGCGCCGACCAATGCGATGTGGACGGATCTGGGCTTCAACCTGTTCCTTCTGGCGCTGGCTTCGGATGCGGGTGGCTATTTCTATGTGCTGGCCATCTCCAATGTCGGCTACATCACGTTCAATTTCCTCAACCTGAATGCCGGCTGGATCCACCGGATCGATTCGGGCCATATCGCGCGCCCGTGGAAGGCCCCGACGGTTCTGATCGGCATCAACACTGTGCTGGCCTTCGTGAACGCGCTGTTCCTCGGCGCGGGTGCAAAGGTCTGGGGCTATTCCAATGCCCTGTGGTCGGGGGCGATCTTTGCCGCGCTGATTCTGCCGGTGTTCTGGTTCCGGCACTATGTGCAGGATGGCGGCAAGTTCCCGAAAGAGGCCTTTGACGATCTGGGCCTGACCGAAGGCGATCTGGGCGAGCGCAAGGCCGGGGTTCTGCCCTATCTGGCGCTGGCCGCCGGGGCAGGCGTGGTGCTTTGGGCCAACTGGTTCTTCCAGCTGCCAACCTGA
- a CDS encoding APC family permease: MAQADKTEHVGLARVLGPAHVWALGVGIVLVGEYMGWNFAVGKGGAYAALIACWFAGILYTCVAMIDSEVTSTVAAAGGQYTQAKHIVGPLMAFNVGLYLVFAYTMLEAANAITVGFLVDTVAGMSGHEGGIDQRPFIILCIMFLAWLNYRGVLATLTFNLVITAIAFSAIIVLFLSTSGILGESPLQHAALMEGQAALPYGWLGVLAAMHFGLWYYLGIEGTTQAAEEVRSPARSLPFGTLAGIMTLLIAATLTWYVSVGLMPWEYLGQAGVPLFDAARLSGSTFLMVLLGIGTLFATLASANGCINDASRAWFAMGRDRYLPGWFGAVHPVYRTPYRAIIFLVPIALIFALGAPLDQVITFSILSGLLEYTFMPLNIILFRRKWPLDSIKRGYEHPFHPLPAIVLLCICGITFFAVFLGYGTQLVAMIAFYIVVSLWFHFWRYRFVNRGAQFTMPWPKPRGY; encoded by the coding sequence ATGGCACAGGCAGACAAGACAGAGCATGTCGGCCTCGCACGGGTTCTGGGGCCCGCCCATGTATGGGCATTGGGCGTCGGCATCGTGCTGGTGGGCGAATATATGGGCTGGAACTTCGCCGTGGGCAAAGGCGGGGCCTATGCCGCGCTGATCGCCTGCTGGTTCGCGGGCATCCTTTACACCTGCGTGGCGATGATCGATTCGGAGGTGACCTCGACGGTGGCGGCGGCGGGCGGGCAATATACCCAGGCCAAACATATCGTCGGGCCGCTGATGGCCTTCAACGTGGGCCTGTATCTGGTGTTCGCCTATACGATGCTGGAGGCGGCCAATGCGATCACGGTCGGCTTTCTGGTTGATACCGTGGCGGGGATGAGCGGGCATGAGGGCGGCATCGACCAGCGGCCCTTCATCATCCTGTGCATCATGTTCCTCGCCTGGCTGAACTATCGCGGCGTGCTGGCGACGCTCACCTTCAATCTGGTGATCACCGCGATTGCGTTTTCGGCGATCATCGTGCTGTTCCTGTCGACCTCGGGCATTCTGGGGGAAAGCCCGTTGCAACATGCGGCGCTGATGGAAGGGCAGGCGGCCTTGCCTTACGGCTGGCTCGGTGTGCTGGCGGCGATGCATTTCGGCCTGTGGTATTACCTCGGGATCGAAGGCACGACGCAGGCCGCCGAAGAAGTGCGCAGCCCGGCCCGCTCGCTGCCCTTCGGCACGCTGGCGGGAATCATGACGCTGCTGATTGCCGCAACCCTGACCTGGTATGTCAGCGTCGGCCTGATGCCGTGGGAGTACCTCGGGCAGGCGGGGGTGCCGCTGTTCGATGCGGCGCGGCTGTCCGGTTCGACCTTCCTGATGGTGCTGCTGGGCATCGGCACGCTGTTTGCCACGCTGGCCAGTGCCAATGGCTGTATCAATGATGCGTCGCGGGCCTGGTTCGCCATGGGGCGCGACCGCTATCTGCCGGGCTGGTTCGGGGCGGTGCATCCGGTCTATCGCACGCCGTATCGCGCGATCATCTTTCTGGTGCCCATCGCGCTGATCTTTGCGCTGGGGGCGCCGCTGGATCAGGTGATCACGTTCTCGATCCTGTCGGGGCTGCTGGAATACACGTTCATGCCGTTGAACATCATCCTGTTCCGCCGCAAATGGCCGCTCGATTCCATCAAGCGCGGTTATGAACACCCCTTCCATCCTCTGCCTGCCATCGTGTTGCTGTGTATCTGCGGCATCACCTTCTTTGCGGTGTTCCTGGGGTATGGCACGCAGCTGGTGGCAATGATCGCCTTTTACATCGTGGTATCGCTGTGGTTCCACTTCTGGCGCTACCGCTTTGTCAATCGCGGCGCGCAGTTCACCATGCCCTGGCCGAAACCGCGGGGGTATTGA
- a CDS encoding class II glutamine amidotransferase, giving the protein MCGIVGLFLKDPKLEPQLGAMLTEMLITMTDRGPDSAGIAIYSRGHNGHAKLTVQSANPDRDFADLADTLGKAIGAKIKLAVKDTHAVIDLPADRLDAARHAMREVAPTVKVMSAGEGIEIYKEVGLPKDVAARFDVAHMQGTHGIGHTRMATESAVTTMGAHPFSTGSDQCLVHNGSLSNHNSVRRVLKQAGMTFETENDTEVAAAFISHKLHEGAKLGEAMEATLTDLDGFFTFVVGTKNGFGVVRDPIACKPAVMAETDQYVAFGSEYRAMVNLPGIETARVWEPEPATVYFWER; this is encoded by the coding sequence ATGTGCGGTATCGTCGGACTTTTCCTGAAAGACCCCAAGCTGGAACCCCAGCTTGGCGCGATGCTGACGGAAATGCTCATCACCATGACGGATCGCGGCCCGGACAGTGCCGGGATCGCTATCTATTCGCGTGGCCATAACGGCCATGCCAAACTCACCGTGCAATCGGCCAATCCCGACCGCGATTTCGCGGATCTGGCCGATACGCTCGGCAAGGCCATCGGGGCCAAGATCAAGCTGGCGGTGAAAGACACCCATGCCGTGATCGACCTGCCTGCGGACCGGCTGGACGCCGCCCGCCACGCCATGCGCGAAGTGGCCCCCACCGTAAAGGTGATGAGCGCAGGCGAAGGCATTGAAATCTACAAGGAAGTCGGCCTGCCCAAAGACGTGGCGGCGCGGTTCGATGTCGCCCATATGCAGGGCACCCATGGCATCGGCCACACCCGCATGGCCACCGAATCGGCGGTGACGACGATGGGCGCGCACCCGTTCTCCACCGGGTCGGATCAGTGCCTTGTGCACAATGGCTCGCTGTCCAATCACAACTCGGTCCGCCGGGTTCTGAAACAGGCCGGCATGACCTTCGAGACCGAAAACGACACCGAAGTCGCCGCCGCCTTCATCAGCCACAAGCTGCACGAAGGCGCGAAACTGGGCGAGGCGATGGAAGCCACGCTGACCGATCTCGACGGGTTCTTCACCTTTGTCGTCGGCACCAAGAACGGCTTCGGCGTGGTCCGCGATCCGATTGCCTGCAAACCTGCCGTCATGGCCGAAACCGACCAATATGTCGCCTTCGGCAGCGAATACCGCGCCATGGTCAACCTGCCGGGCATCGAGACCGCCCGCGTCTGGGAACCGGAGCCCGCAACCGTCTACTTCTGGGAACGCTGA
- a CDS encoding GXGXG domain-containing protein — protein sequence MQTFDLEAQGLRALNSTLHGLKGTTNQTAWEIVNPKGAHAIAVGLDAPVDVTVRGSTGYYCAGMNKQATVRVKGSAGPGVAENMMSGTVIIDGDASQYAGATGRGGLLVIKGNAASRCGISMKGIDIVVHGNIGHMSCFMAQSGNIVVLGDAGEALGDSLYEARLFVRGSVKSLGTDCIEKEMRPEHLALLADLLKRGEADHLAKPEEFKRYGSARKLYTFNIDNASSY from the coding sequence ATGCAGACATTCGACCTTGAAGCGCAGGGCCTTCGCGCGCTGAATTCCACGCTGCACGGGCTGAAAGGCACCACCAACCAGACCGCCTGGGAAATCGTGAACCCGAAAGGCGCCCATGCCATCGCGGTCGGGCTGGATGCCCCCGTCGATGTCACCGTGCGCGGCTCCACCGGCTATTACTGCGCGGGCATGAACAAACAGGCCACCGTGCGGGTCAAAGGCTCTGCCGGGCCGGGCGTGGCCGAAAACATGATGTCGGGCACCGTCATCATCGACGGCGACGCCTCGCAATATGCCGGGGCAACCGGGCGCGGCGGCCTGCTGGTCATCAAGGGCAATGCGGCCTCGCGCTGCGGCATCTCGATGAAGGGCATCGACATTGTGGTGCATGGCAACATCGGCCATATGTCCTGCTTCATGGCGCAATCCGGCAATATCGTCGTGCTGGGTGACGCGGGCGAGGCTCTGGGCGATTCGCTCTATGAGGCGCGCCTCTTCGTGCGGGGTTCGGTGAAATCGCTCGGCACCGACTGCATCGAAAAAGAGATGCGCCCCGAACATCTGGCGCTTCTGGCCGATCTGCTGAAACGCGGCGAGGCGGATCACCTGGCAAAACCCGAAGAGTTCAAGCGCTACGGTTCGGCCCGCAAACTCTATACCTTCAATATCGACAACGCGTCGTCCTACTGA